A portion of the Cryptomeria japonica chromosome 5, Sugi_1.0, whole genome shotgun sequence genome contains these proteins:
- the LOC131039898 gene encoding pathogenesis-related protein PR-4 — protein sequence MENRVMLVVILGCLVFLALQANAQQASNVRATYHLYNPQNIGWDLNKASAYCATWDANKPLSWRKKYGWTAFCGPVGPKGQASCGKCLRVTNRDTKAQTTVRIVDQCANGGLDLDVNEFNKIDTNGKGYNAGHLQVDYQFVNC from the exons ATGGAGAATAGAGTAATGTTAGTGGTGATATTGGGTTGCCTAGTTTTTCTGGCATTGCAGGCTAATGCTCAACAAGCCAGCAATGTGAGGGCAACTTATCATCTTTATAATCCTCAGAATATTGGGTGGGATTTGAACAAGGCCTCTGCATACTGTGCTACTTGGGATGCAAACAAACCTCTCAGTTGGCGCAAGAAATATGGATGGACTGCCTTCTGTGgaccagttggcccaaaaggacAAGCTTCTTGTGGCAAATGTTTAAGG GTGACAAACCGAGACACAAAAGCACAGACGACGGTGAGAATAGTTGATCAATGTGCAAATGGAGGGCTTGACTTGGACGTTAATGAATTCAACAAGATCGACACCAATGGCAAAGGATATAATGCTGGTCATCTGCAGGTGGATTATCAGTTTGTTAACTGCTAG